A genomic window from Elaeis guineensis isolate ETL-2024a chromosome 3, EG11, whole genome shotgun sequence includes:
- the LOC105041591 gene encoding uncharacterized protein, translated as MRRSTLAQDRIHVESFSKQRSFPTFTHSYSKCCCHCFPLALITFLALLQIGTLIQALKINPALSFSRVFPTSWPSFPHQAHNIIYSLAKTKLHEPVAFFPLIDRRFAKTAMDGNTWFMSSLNDTYEEGETEFLHFPSKESDGRLLCLAGSNPSNGTRNSYALAPPEALPRNAKVLSGLTFVSDTYYDYDNLWHGLSAAAVPFASWHRRKECARPARLVLYHRGELRTRMGPWVATLMKAVFGQEMAIERFEKSEEGPSCFEEAVVFRHNEGSMARERREKVYDMMRCKARAYCGISTDVGGLNAVRLTLLLRRGARSFKDEPAVIRTFGRQCMEVDACQLKVARPNNLTFCDQVKLLSETDILASPHGAQLTNMFFMDKNSSLMEFFPKGWQELAGVGQHVFRWIANYSGMKHQGAWNDPQGDHCPHDDGRRCFSFYKNRQLGYDEAFFANWTARVLNEVKEYKAFKRDAQTQLTQSSCQCS; from the exons ATGCGCCGATCAACTCTAGCTCAGGATCGCATACACGTAGAATCCTTCTCCAAACAAAGAAGCTTCCCCACTTTTACCCACTCTTATTCCAAGTGCTGCTGCCATTGCTTCCCCCTCGCCCTTATCACCTTTCTTGCCCTCCTCCAAATCGGGACTCTGATCCAAGCACTCAAGATTAACCCGGCCCTCTCCTTCTCCCGAGTATTCCCCACCTCATGGCCATCATTTCCTCACCAAGCCCACAACATTATTTACTCGCTCGCAAAGACCAAGCTCCACGAACCCGTCGCCTTCTTCCCCCTCATTGACCGCCGGTTTGCGAAAACCGCCATGGACGGCAACACTTGGTTCATGAGCTCCCTCAACGACACCTACGAGGAAGGCGAGACCGAGTTCCTCCACTTCCCCTCCAAGGAGTCGGACGGTCGGCTTTTGTGCTTGGCGGGCAGTAACCCGTCGAACGGCACGAGGAATTCCTACGCATTGGCACCGCCGGAGGCCCTCCCACGCAACGCAAAGGTCCTCTCGGGTCTAACGTTCGTATCGGATACTTACTACGACTATGATAACTTGTGGCATGGGCTATCAGCTGCGGCGGTGCCATTTGCGTCATGGCACCGGAGGAAAGAGTGTGCGAGGCCAGCAAGATTGGTGCTGTACCATAGAGGAGAACTTAGAACTCGCATGGGCCCGTGGGTTGCAACCCTGATGAAGGCGGTCTTTGGACAGGAGATGGCCATCGAGCGGTTCGAGAAGAGCGAAGAAGGGCCGAGTTGCTTTGAGGAGGCAGTGGTGTTCAGGCACAACGAGGGATCGATggcgagggagaggagggagaaggtTTATGACATGATGAGGTGCAAGGCTAGAGCTTATTGTGGGATTAGCACGGATGTTGGAGGCTTGAATGCTGTAAGGCTTACATTGTTGTTGAGGAGGGGGGCCAGGTCGTTTAAGGACGAGCCGGCAGTTATAAGGACCTTTGGGAGACAGTGCATGGAGGTGGATGCGTGCCAACTCAAGGTTGCCAGGCCTAATAATTTGACATTCTGTGATCAG GTGAAATTACTGAGTGAAACAGACATCCTAGCCTCCCCTCATGGGGCTCAGCTGACCAACATGTTCTTCATGGACAAGAACAGCAGCCTGATGGAGTTCTTCCCCAAAGGATGGCAGGAGCTAGCAGGTGTGGGGCAGCATGTTTTCCGGTGGATCGCTAACTATTCAGGGATGAAGCACCAGGGGGCATGGAATGATCCCCAAGGCGATCATTGCCCTCACGATGACGGACGTCGGTGCTTTTCATTCTACAAGAATCGCCAGCTCGGGTATGATGAGGCCTTCTTCGCCAATTGGACGGCAAGGGTCCTCAATGAGGTAAAGGAATACAAGGCATTCAAAAGAGACGCTCAGACGCAGCTCACACAAAGTTCTTGCCAATGTAGCTAG